One part of the Mesomycoplasma conjunctivae genome encodes these proteins:
- a CDS encoding phage tail tube protein → MLATNYVASLYIALAPEHNSAKQFKPLVNIKELKNNFSTKKEDKNYFHNKGSTTSIVTGTTLSLSVSIDIDFSNDLHVYLLSLIKASDPLKLNNQLIKLIIQDTNTTNTNKLSTVISGKASFGMKNYLPSGNADEIIKLDFDIFPQDNSFTIEEKLVDEQTLRTILGE, encoded by the coding sequence ATGTTAGCAACCAATTATGTAGCTAGTTTATACATTGCTTTAGCGCCTGAGCACAATAGTGCCAAACAATTCAAACCTTTAGTCAATATCAAAGAATTAAAGAATAATTTTTCTACTAAAAAAGAGGACAAAAATTATTTTCATAATAAGGGATCAACAACTAGCATTGTCACCGGAACAACCTTGTCGTTATCAGTTTCAATTGACATAGATTTTAGCAATGATTTACATGTTTATCTTTTAAGCCTTATCAAAGCTAGTGATCCATTAAAATTAAACAACCAACTTATTAAGTTAATTATTCAAGACACCAATACAACTAATACTAATAAGTTATCTACTGTAATATCAGGGAAAGCCTCTTTTGGTATGAAAAATTATTTACCAAGTGGTAATGCTGATGAAATTATTAAATTAGATTTTGATATCTTTCCACAAGATAATAGTTTCACCATTGAAGAAAAACTTGTAGATGAGCAAACCTTAAGAACAATTTTAGGAGAATAA
- a CDS encoding collagen-like protein gives MSYASIDPRKYREPFLIIKIKKQVDQGVQESIKYFSKTIFGHIVRDKDLLANGMVRDEWDILIIKLLKTDFNIETDDYVFRANAVYRVTSIDTDLFNVQEQKIVVKYAGELKEFTDLANYVNNVVQDPSLSQDLNLGISPRQFRQGLDEKQNRLPLTNGFKLINVEENQVNYQDLPLNDGDIKNWNQKVDPSQLLELRQNLEQNISTSEQNLQNLITQTETNLNKNITTTNNQTSQQLITKIDSEAQKASAALNSYKQENSTNIDVIKNELVESISSNQSELKLLINENIKNISANKELINNKEQELNSKIDTKQSLLSTQQLNNSSLDHNLFLKNENLLPYATKQELTSTTEQLKTNFDEQLQSKDDKLSQLIANNTASIENKSQQLNNLIEQTKSELNTKVASKQESLLQSQLANINLDHSILVNKSELENLVKKSDIEEIKAQLSEVGASTLSPQINTKIGQLEQEITTIKQNRVQGIQGERGLPGAQGPKGDKGDPGERGATGAQGPKGDKGDPGLSLTWDEAKKSEVASELLRQLEQSNNSPYKRIDWENTAFKWRHQWTAVNNQTRVLIMWPYTTLQWKAIFAQAKRENKAQELATKIANAKKSDDPVNNSWDKDLTNIPHLIILGSEREFYSDPRSNKFLEQIAIDITPYNASSQTAIEKITTFINSYILPDDLNITYLPHLSISLPDSQVEAYFQRHRAEFKGEKGEPGERGERGPRGERGLTGATGPRGLVGLTGPRGETGATGPRGEQGLPGSDANLNFSNWSTSFTYLNTNEQNINVQRVSDTSNYQGTSVSWPSVRLTNNDNTIQMVQNYKLIVKQNHLSSTSNRSEIWTFDFWENGDNKYSVSDAYEKITQSKVWQKDHDTFIVTLYANPEGSGVNLSYEAVKIYDASYPRWPNVSFQYRWVVRILNITKR, from the coding sequence ATGTCATATGCTAGTATAGACCCAAGAAAATATCGTGAACCTTTTTTAATTATCAAAATTAAAAAGCAAGTTGACCAAGGAGTCCAGGAATCTATTAAATATTTTTCTAAGACTATCTTTGGCCACATTGTAAGAGACAAAGATTTACTAGCAAATGGAATGGTTAGAGATGAGTGAGATATTTTAATTATTAAACTTCTCAAAACCGATTTCAATATTGAGACCGATGATTATGTTTTTCGAGCTAATGCTGTTTATCGGGTGACATCAATAGATACTGATTTATTTAATGTTCAAGAGCAAAAAATAGTTGTTAAATATGCAGGCGAGTTAAAAGAATTTACCGATTTAGCAAATTATGTAAACAATGTAGTTCAAGATCCTAGTTTATCCCAAGATCTCAATTTAGGCATTAGTCCTAGACAATTTCGCCAGGGCTTAGATGAAAAACAAAATAGACTTCCTTTAACTAATGGATTTAAATTAATTAATGTTGAAGAAAACCAAGTTAATTACCAGGATTTACCACTTAATGATGGTGATATTAAAAATTGGAATCAAAAGGTAGATCCAAGCCAATTGTTAGAATTGAGGCAAAATTTAGAGCAAAATATTTCCACTTCTGAGCAAAATTTGCAAAATTTAATTACTCAAACAGAGACTAATTTAAATAAAAATATTACGACTACTAATAACCAAACAAGTCAACAATTAATAACTAAAATTGACTCTGAAGCTCAAAAAGCAAGTGCTGCTTTAAATTCATATAAGCAAGAAAATAGTACTAACATTGATGTTATAAAAAATGAATTGGTGGAAAGTATTTCTAGTAATCAAAGTGAGCTTAAATTGCTTATTAATGAAAATATAAAAAATATTAGTGCTAATAAAGAACTAATTAATAATAAAGAGCAAGAACTCAATAGTAAAATTGATACTAAGCAATCCTTATTGTCAACACAACAGTTAAACAATTCAAGTTTAGACCATAATTTATTTTTAAAAAATGAAAATCTTTTACCTTATGCTACTAAACAAGAATTAACAAGTACTACTGAGCAACTTAAAACTAATTTTGATGAACAATTACAATCAAAAGATGACAAATTATCACAATTAATCGCAAATAATACTGCATCAATTGAAAATAAAAGTCAACAACTAAATAACTTAATTGAACAAACCAAAAGTGAATTAAATACTAAAGTAGCAAGTAAGCAAGAATCCCTATTACAATCACAATTGGCTAACATAAACTTAGATCACTCAATATTAGTTAATAAAAGTGAGCTTGAAAATTTAGTTAAAAAAAGTGATATTGAAGAAATTAAAGCTCAATTATCAGAGGTTGGAGCCTCAACTTTGAGTCCTCAAATTAACACAAAAATTGGACAATTAGAACAAGAAATTACTACCATTAAACAAAATCGAGTTCAAGGTATCCAAGGTGAAAGAGGACTTCCGGGAGCCCAAGGTCCAAAAGGAGACAAAGGAGATCCAGGAGAACGTGGAGCTACTGGAGCCCAAGGGCCAAAAGGTGACAAGGGAGATCCTGGACTATCGCTTACTTGAGATGAAGCTAAGAAAAGCGAGGTTGCAAGTGAACTACTTAGACAACTTGAACAATCTAATAATTCCCCTTATAAAAGAATTGATTGGGAAAATACAGCTTTTAAGTGAAGACATCAATGGACAGCTGTTAACAATCAAACTCGAGTGCTTATAATGTGGCCTTATACAACTCTGCAATGAAAAGCAATTTTTGCCCAAGCTAAAAGAGAAAACAAAGCTCAAGAATTAGCAACTAAAATTGCCAATGCTAAAAAAAGTGATGATCCAGTTAATAATTCTTGAGACAAGGATTTAACTAATATCCCCCATCTTATTATACTTGGATCAGAAAGAGAGTTCTATAGCGATCCAAGAAGTAATAAATTTTTAGAGCAAATAGCAATTGATATCACACCTTATAATGCCAGTTCACAAACTGCTATTGAAAAAATTACAACCTTTATTAATTCATATATCTTACCTGATGATCTCAATATTACTTACTTACCACATTTAAGTATTTCCTTACCAGACTCACAAGTTGAAGCATATTTTCAAAGGCATAGAGCAGAGTTTAAAGGAGAAAAAGGAGAACCAGGAGAACGTGGAGAAAGAGGACCTCGAGGCGAGCGAGGATTAACTGGTGCAACTGGTCCAAGGGGATTAGTTGGTCTAACTGGTCCAAGAGGAGAAACTGGTGCAACTGGCCCCAGAGGAGAACAAGGCTTACCAGGAAGTGATGCCAACTTAAATTTTAGTAATTGGTCAACTTCTTTTACATATTTGAATACCAATGAACAAAATATCAATGTCCAAAGGGTTAGTGATACTTCTAATTATCAAGGAACTAGTGTTTCCTGACCTTCTGTTAGGCTGACTAATAATGATAATACTATACAGATGGTACAAAATTATAAATTGATTGTAAAGCAAAATCATTTGAGTTCTACAAGTAATAGGAGTGAAATTTGAACATTTGACTTTTGAGAAAATGGTGACAATAAGTACAGTGTTAGTGATGCATACGAAAAAATTACTCAATCAAAAGTTTGGCAAAAAGACCATGATACTTTTATAGTTACTTTATATGCTAACCCTGAGGGTAGCGGCGTCAACTTATCTTATGAGGCAGTAAAAATTTATGATGCTAGCTATCCAAGGTGGCCAAATGTTAGCTTCCAATATCGGTGAGTGGTTCGGATTTTAAACATTACAAAAAGGTAA
- a CDS encoding phage portal protein, with amino-acid sequence MLSFFTNFKNLTIKLLNTSSRRKSSSFNNNRPEPINLNYQFSDNNQKLTPEEALTFGIFSRALQLITNDIAKVNFLHIRDNQQINSPLLFILNKQPSPSLTPWEFKKLVVWNLLLYGYSPILKVKNDKGEVISLTPIFPGIIQKTQDDNRIFYTVKMPHSEIKYNDDDIIWIEYEFIAGFENLSFLSLFKSTITKIKENEQSMLKAIKNDLSYSLFIKIPAVTNEEQQKKAQEALNAMIARQKQQGYAGIVIDQKWDIGKATDVLNMRLDLNTRNNIAKEFASILGIPPAKLGIEDQNKYNSSAELNKAYTDNALIPLLINICQRLSIELVPNSELITFRPIDLLSMDTKSIQELAASGVNNGYLTPNEVRAFLGLKALKDGDLLLINSTLVPLKNIEENKEIDAKINLQKQQSNNN; translated from the coding sequence GTGTTATCTTTTTTTACTAACTTTAAGAATTTAACTATAAAGTTATTAAATACTTCCTCAAGAAGGAAGAGTAGTTCTTTTAATAATAATCGTCCAGAGCCCATAAATTTAAATTATCAATTTAGTGATAATAATCAAAAACTAACACCGGAAGAGGCTTTAACTTTTGGTATATTTTCGCGGGCATTGCAATTAATTACAAATGATATTGCTAAAGTTAATTTTTTGCATATTAGAGACAACCAACAAATAAATTCCCCTTTACTATTTATTTTAAACAAACAACCCTCCCCTTCTCTAACTCCATGAGAATTTAAAAAGTTAGTTGTTTGGAATCTTTTATTATATGGTTACTCACCTATTTTAAAAGTTAAAAATGATAAAGGTGAAGTTATAAGTTTAACACCAATATTTCCTGGCATCATCCAAAAAACTCAAGATGATAACCGGATTTTTTACACTGTTAAAATGCCTCATAGCGAAATAAAATACAATGATGATGATATCATATGAATAGAGTACGAATTTATTGCTGGGTTTGAGAACCTTTCTTTTCTTTCACTTTTTAAATCTACGATAACTAAGATTAAAGAAAATGAACAATCAATGCTTAAAGCAATTAAAAACGACTTAAGTTATTCTCTATTTATTAAAATTCCTGCAGTTACCAATGAAGAACAACAAAAAAAGGCTCAAGAAGCTTTAAATGCAATGATTGCCCGACAAAAGCAACAAGGTTACGCTGGGATTGTCATAGACCAAAAGTGGGACATAGGTAAAGCAACTGATGTTTTAAACATGCGACTTGACCTAAATACTCGTAATAACATAGCAAAGGAGTTTGCTAGTATTTTAGGTATTCCGCCAGCCAAGCTAGGTATTGAAGACCAAAATAAATATAACTCAAGCGCAGAACTAAATAAAGCTTATACCGACAATGCCTTAATTCCGCTTTTAATTAATATTTGCCAACGGCTCTCTATTGAACTAGTACCAAATAGTGAACTAATAACATTTAGACCTATTGATCTATTATCTATGGACACCAAATCCATTCAAGAATTAGCAGCTAGTGGAGTTAATAACGGATACTTAACACCTAATGAAGTGCGTGCTTTTTTAGGACTTAAAGCATTAAAAGATGGTGATCTTTTACTAATTAATTCGACACTGGTTCCTTTGAAAAATATTGAAGAAAATAAGGAGATAGATGCCAAAATTAATTTACAAAAACAGCAATCAAATAATAACTAA
- a CDS encoding ATP-binding protein → MKKKNVINLIKYYVDRNENSFRNEAIEVARAFDRVGDYELSEYIMSLIAEMNLQSVKVSDLTSKLEINFEGQFLKPVKIKNLDNLTLPLEITEDIQGIINAINHNIGINKFLFEGLPGTGKTEAAKNITRLLGGTLFIVSFDNLIDSKLGETIKNITKVFEEINRLPNTNKIVVLFDEIDVIALDRISSNDVREMGRATSTILRELDRLTEFNKEIILIATTNLYSNLDKALIRRFDATIDFNKYSNEDLIKVAEYYFNSFIKNFKGISKDTKLFKKILQIAGKLPSPGELKNIIKTSLAFSKVGSEYDYLKRLYKSLIGNLSAKSTNQLQEEGFTVKEIEKLKMEYESEESPLKKDKEDSQ, encoded by the coding sequence ATGAAGAAAAAAAATGTTATAAATTTAATAAAATATTATGTCGATAGAAATGAAAATTCTTTTAGAAATGAGGCAATAGAAGTAGCAAGAGCTTTTGATAGGGTGGGAGACTACGAGTTATCCGAATATATTATGAGCTTAATAGCTGAAATGAATTTACAATCAGTAAAAGTTAGTGATTTGACAAGTAAGTTGGAAATTAATTTTGAAGGTCAGTTTTTAAAACCAGTAAAAATAAAAAACCTTGATAATTTAACTTTACCACTTGAAATAACAGAAGATATACAAGGTATTATTAACGCTATAAACCATAATATAGGTATTAATAAATTTTTATTTGAAGGATTACCAGGTACTGGAAAAACAGAGGCAGCCAAAAATATAACAAGATTGTTGGGAGGAACTCTTTTTATAGTTAGTTTTGATAATCTAATAGATAGTAAGTTAGGGGAAACTATTAAGAACATAACAAAGGTATTTGAAGAGATAAATAGACTTCCAAATACAAATAAAATTGTAGTTTTGTTTGATGAAATAGATGTTATTGCTTTGGATCGTATTAGTTCCAATGATGTAAGAGAGATGGGAAGGGCAACATCTACTATTTTAAGAGAATTAGATAGACTAACAGAGTTTAATAAAGAAATTATACTTATTGCAACTACTAATTTATATTCAAATTTGGATAAAGCATTAATTAGAAGATTTGATGCTACTATTGATTTTAATAAGTATTCCAATGAAGATTTAATAAAGGTTGCTGAATATTATTTTAATTCTTTTATCAAGAATTTTAAAGGAATATCAAAGGATACAAAATTATTTAAAAAAATATTGCAAATAGCAGGAAAACTACCTTCTCCAGGTGAATTAAAAAATATTATCAAAACATCACTTGCTTTTAGTAAGGTTGGCTCTGAGTATGACTATTTAAAAAGGCTGTATAAAAGTTTAATAGGAAACTTAAGTGCAAAAAGTACAAACCAACTCCAAGAAGAAGGCTTTACTGTAAAAGAGATAGAAAAGCTAAAAATGGAGTATGAAAGTGAGGAGTCACCCCTCAAAAAAGATAAAGAAGATAGCCAATAA
- a CDS encoding terminase TerL endonuclease subunit — protein MNKEVQQILNWFNNYKIAPDDYTTQYAYKVVNKQIITSNMVYLQCLRHVIFLYRQQEVNFPFRFYKKPLLNLINFTKDIVIPETKKAFIFPDFRQFMAGFILGWRYKDDPESMITEQVFDVEARKQWKSSFWAMFALAVANGITNDSATQTYIIGPQREASRIVYDTAQKYIQSTKKMRARFHKYNTIQIISKKKGLIKALAFEKKALEGKNPSLVILTEYHLHKDDTIQESAMLANNLSRKNFLIIYDTTKGNNIDSVCYEREHSYKTFLKRQIDNPFVEDPTFSVFLWAAELDKEDYNNWEDESLWIKANPALGISVSLDKLRQEYSLITSIASENEFKIKRLGMWVSNANGYFKDQDIKASQEENKAIVKKLINDNFFKDYPGIIGVDLSSTTDTTAICIAWEVPQEDGEPLWVFKVLGFLPNSHIHKKIERDGAPYLDWQRDNFIELINGQTIDYKIVSKRLIDWKKDFNIYALAYDPWAFSIIKDYILKDGNFNEFELIKTKQGVFLSPALIRFEKKLKDKKIYIIDDNKYAISHIINTAVKNVDNLSGNVFVSKINPNKRIDAFIAMLMAANQLHRSDEGVASGFYYVPDA, from the coding sequence ATGAATAAAGAAGTACAACAAATTTTAAATTGATTTAACAATTATAAAATTGCTCCTGATGATTATACTACTCAATATGCTTATAAAGTGGTTAATAAACAAATAATTACCTCTAATATGGTTTATTTGCAGTGTTTGCGTCATGTAATCTTTTTGTATCGTCAACAAGAGGTAAACTTTCCCTTCCGCTTTTATAAAAAACCTTTATTAAATCTAATTAATTTTACAAAAGATATTGTTATCCCTGAAACTAAAAAAGCTTTCATCTTTCCTGATTTTCGACAATTTATGGCGGGTTTTATTTTGGGATGAAGATACAAAGATGACCCCGAAAGTATGATAACTGAGCAAGTCTTCGATGTTGAAGCACGTAAGCAATGGAAATCCTCTTTTTGAGCAATGTTTGCTCTAGCAGTTGCCAATGGTATCACAAATGATAGCGCTACACAAACTTATATTATAGGACCACAAAGGGAAGCAAGTAGAATTGTCTACGATACAGCACAAAAGTATATTCAAAGTACTAAAAAAATGCGTGCCCGTTTTCATAAGTACAACACTATTCAAATCATTAGTAAGAAAAAAGGACTCATTAAAGCTTTAGCATTTGAGAAAAAAGCCCTTGAGGGTAAAAACCCTTCCCTTGTGATTTTAACAGAGTACCACCTTCACAAAGACGATACAATCCAAGAATCAGCAATGTTGGCAAATAACTTGTCAAGAAAGAATTTTTTAATTATTTATGATACTACTAAAGGAAACAATATTGACTCAGTTTGTTATGAACGTGAGCATTCTTATAAAACATTTCTGAAAAGACAAATTGATAACCCTTTTGTTGAGGATCCAACTTTTTCGGTGTTTTTATGAGCTGCAGAATTAGACAAAGAAGATTATAATAATTGAGAAGATGAATCCTTATGGATTAAAGCAAATCCTGCTTTAGGAATTAGTGTTTCTCTTGATAAGTTACGGCAAGAGTATTCCCTTATTACTAGTATTGCCAGTGAAAACGAGTTTAAAATTAAAAGGTTAGGAATGTGAGTTTCTAATGCTAATGGTTATTTTAAAGATCAAGATATTAAAGCATCGCAAGAGGAAAACAAAGCTATTGTTAAAAAATTAATTAATGATAACTTTTTTAAAGACTACCCAGGTATAATAGGAGTTGATTTGTCTTCAACAACAGATACCACCGCTATTTGCATTGCTTGAGAGGTTCCACAAGAAGATGGCGAACCTTTGTGAGTTTTTAAGGTCTTAGGATTTTTACCAAACTCTCACATTCACAAAAAAATAGAACGTGATGGTGCCCCTTATTTAGATTGGCAAAGAGATAATTTTATCGAACTAATTAATGGCCAAACTATCGATTATAAAATAGTATCCAAAAGACTAATTGATTGAAAAAAAGACTTTAATATTTATGCATTAGCTTATGATCCTTGGGCTTTTAGCATCATTAAAGACTATATTTTAAAAGATGGTAATTTTAACGAGTTTGAGCTAATCAAAACTAAGCAAGGAGTATTTTTATCACCTGCACTTATTCGTTTTGAAAAAAAATTAAAAGATAAAAAAATCTATATCATTGATGATAATAAGTATGCTATTTCGCACATAATAAATACAGCAGTAAAAAATGTTGATAATCTTTCGGGAAATGTCTTTGTTTCCAAAATTAATCCTAACAAGAGGATTGATGCCTTTATAGCTATGCTAATGGCTGCTAACCAATTACATAGATCTGATGAAGGTGTAGCTAGTGGATTTTATTATGTCCCCGATGCTTAA
- a CDS encoding DNA cytosine methyltransferase, producing the protein MTNKKHLTIFEAFAGYGSQYLALKKEAEDYKIKVDSLGMIEWYIPAIKAYTHLHDLNYFLDYSYTEEEVKAINQLIFSNDSKKPNKTNYLLTLNEDKKDLIVPYLLPFVRQPNNYISDIKNHNQPLPKDIDILTYSFPCQDISNMGSKKGFADNSNTHSSMLWHIGRLLELSDLDLRPKILLMENVAALASNKFDEDLNKWLLRLIDLGYRTKCEILDAGDFGSSQRRKRLFCVSWLENKFNNYFSFWDINKWKNKYDNLIINHIINHEHNTPENNLFGKLIKPENLPEFKKNGDVISCKLQGLPLFNIEASVFDPKGKGRTNIARSNVIKVKLQDNYIRSLKYDEVLRYMDLDQSEVDKILKANLAPTHFYRIAGNSICIKPLRAIFGLIIEFFNNNLKEDKTNKKGK; encoded by the coding sequence ATGACAAATAAAAAACATTTAACTATTTTTGAAGCATTTGCTGGATATGGTTCCCAATATCTAGCACTTAAAAAAGAAGCAGAAGATTACAAAATAAAAGTTGATTCTCTTGGAATGATTGAATGATATATTCCAGCAATTAAAGCTTACACACATCTACACGATCTTAATTACTTTTTAGACTACTCTTATACAGAAGAGGAAGTCAAAGCTATTAATCAATTAATATTTTCCAATGATAGCAAAAAACCAAACAAAACAAATTATTTATTAACCTTAAATGAAGATAAAAAAGATTTAATTGTACCTTATTTGCTCCCTTTTGTAAGGCAACCAAATAATTATATAAGTGATATTAAAAACCACAACCAACCTTTACCTAAAGATATTGATATCCTAACCTATTCTTTCCCTTGCCAAGATATTTCCAATATGGGAAGTAAAAAAGGCTTTGCTGATAATAGTAATACCCACTCTTCTATGTTGTGGCATATAGGGAGATTATTAGAGTTATCAGATTTAGATTTAAGGCCAAAAATATTATTAATGGAAAATGTTGCTGCTTTAGCATCAAATAAATTTGATGAAGATTTAAATAAATGATTATTAAGATTGATTGACCTAGGTTATCGCACTAAATGTGAAATTTTAGATGCAGGTGATTTTGGTAGCTCACAAAGAAGAAAAAGGTTGTTCTGTGTCTCTTGATTAGAAAATAAATTCAATAATTACTTTAGCTTTTGAGATATTAACAAATGAAAAAATAAATATGACAACCTTATTATCAATCACATTATTAACCATGAACATAACACACCAGAGAATAACCTTTTTGGCAAATTAATTAAACCAGAGAACTTGCCAGAGTTTAAGAAAAATGGTGATGTTATTTCTTGCAAATTACAAGGTCTTCCCTTATTTAATATTGAAGCAAGTGTGTTTGATCCTAAGGGAAAAGGGCGTACAAATATAGCCAGATCTAATGTGATAAAAGTAAAGTTGCAAGACAATTATATTCGCTCTTTAAAATATGATGAAGTCCTTAGATATATGGATTTAGACCAAAGTGAAGTTGACAAAATTTTAAAAGCTAATTTAGCACCAACACACTTTTATAGAATTGCAGGCAATTCTATATGTATTAAGCCTTTACGTGCAATTTTTGGGCTTATTATTGAGTTTTTTAACAACAATCTCAAAGAAGATAAAACCAACAAAAAAGGAAAATAA
- a CDS encoding Eco57I restriction-modification methylase domain-containing protein, producing MNIPITKFKKQFDYIMSNPPYQINLPTSEEQIIKNAAPMYNYFILAAWEFARCFAFLTPSTWLVSKAPINKYLIDLVKNNVRAVGIFSNLRPLFTNIGIGSEISFVIVDKKIKKKKKKNAPFFLKMKKNTRRAWF from the coding sequence ATGAACATCCCTATTACCAAATTTAAAAAACAATTTGATTATATAATGTCTAACCCACCTTATCAAATTAATTTACCAACTAGTGAAGAACAAATTATAAAAAATGCTGCTCCAATGTATAACTATTTTATATTAGCAGCTTGGGAGTTTGCTAGATGCTTTGCTTTCCTTACACCTAGCACTTGATTAGTTTCAAAAGCACCAATCAATAAATATTTAATAGATTTGGTAAAAAACAATGTGCGTGCTGTTGGTATTTTTAGTAATTTAAGGCCATTATTTACAAATATTGGAATAGGTAGTGAAATTAGTTTTGTCATTGTGGATAAGAAAATCAAAAAAAAAAAAAAAAAAAACGCACCATTTTTTTTGAAAATGAAAAAAAACACTAGGAGAGCATGATTCTAA